One Malus domestica chromosome 11, GDT2T_hap1 genomic region harbors:
- the LOC103429920 gene encoding pentatricopeptide repeat-containing protein At3g61360-like gives MERENLSPTLETITTLIHGAGVVRNPIKARQLFDDIRLRNLLPDIGAYNAFMSSLIRSRHLKSAIALMDEMEENHIEQDNTTYHTVFPGLMRTSDIEGVSRLHHKMVDKSFVPKTRTVVMTLKFFCVNHQLDSGLHLWRYLVEKGYCPHSHALDLLVTELCSRGRVNEAFECSTQMMERGRHMSEASFRTLESLLLQEGEMDKLRKQKQMIKKLQNVLRQVKGHTIADPAHSDREL, from the coding sequence ATGGAACGGGAAAACTTGTCACCTACGCTGGAAACAATCACTACACTGATCCATGGAGCAGGGGTTGTTCGAAATCCAATCAAGGCACGGCAGTTATTTGATGATATTCGCTTGAGAAACTTGCTTCCGGACATTGGCGCTTATAATGCTTTTATGAGTTCACTTATTAGATCAAGACATCTGAAGTCAGCGATCGCCTTGATGGATGAGATGGAAGAGAATCATATTGAGCAGGACAATACGACTTACCACACCGTATTCCCTGGCTTGATGAGGACATCTGATATTGAAGGCGTTTCTAGGCTACATCACAAaatggttgataaaagtttcgTGCCCAAAACACGAACGGTTGTAATGACATTAAAATTTTTCTGTGTAAACCATCAGCTTGATTCGGGTTTGCATTTGTGGCGATACCTAGTGGAGAAAGGATATTGTCCTCACAGTCATGCATTGGACCTTCTGGTAACGGAATTGTGCTCACGGGGTAGGGTAAACGAAGCTTTTGAGTGCTCCACACAAATGATGGAGAGGGGTAGACATATGAGCGAAGCATCGTTTCGGACATTGGAAAGCTTGCTGCTTCAGGAAGGTGAGATGGACAAGCTGAGGAAGCAGAAGCAGATGATAAAGAAATTGCAGAACGTGTTGCGCCAAGTAAAAGGGCATACTATTGCTGATCCTGCACATTCAGACAGAGAGTTGTAG